One region of Turicibacter bilis genomic DNA includes:
- a CDS encoding stage II sporulation protein R has translation MNQKSTIIVVLTLIMMVTVYQIGKAEPQSDNAQVIVNDTAIRIRIIPNSNKYEDQQAKKMVRYAIDEYLAANKSAFETINSTREFIMQNIGDIEDTVAHVLDTINYETGFEVSYGAHLFPEKQYNGETYEAGYYESLVITIGEGMGNNWWCFMNPDLCLGPSATSNESEDSSEWNAQYNAMESTQEAFQEKKFKSYIGEVVDTLFGTKETEAYVISDDSTKANWYLYEDEY, from the coding sequence ATGAATCAGAAATCAACAATTATCGTAGTATTAACATTAATTATGATGGTAACAGTTTATCAAATTGGGAAAGCAGAACCTCAATCAGATAATGCACAAGTCATTGTGAATGATACAGCCATTCGTATTCGTATTATTCCAAATTCAAATAAATATGAAGATCAACAAGCTAAGAAAATGGTTCGTTATGCAATTGATGAATATTTAGCAGCTAATAAATCTGCTTTTGAAACGATTAATTCAACTCGTGAATTTATTATGCAAAATATCGGTGACATTGAAGATACAGTCGCACATGTCTTAGATACGATTAATTATGAGACAGGTTTTGAAGTGAGCTATGGGGCGCATTTATTCCCAGAAAAACAATACAATGGTGAAACATATGAAGCGGGATATTATGAGAGCTTAGTTATCACAATTGGTGAAGGAATGGGGAATAACTGGTGGTGCTTTATGAATCCAGATCTTTGTTTAGGCCCAAGTGCAACATCTAATGAATCAGAAGATTCAAGTGAGTGGAACGCACAATATAATGCAATGGAAAGTACACAAGAAGCGTTCCAAGAAAAAAAATTCAAATCGTATATTGGTGAAGTTGTAGATACTTTGTTTGGTACAAAAGAAACAGAAGCTTATGTAATATCAGATGATTCAACAAAAGCAAATTGGTATTTATATGAGGATGAGTATTAA
- the rpiB gene encoding ribose 5-phosphate isomerase B, with translation MKVAIACDHGGFELKQEILGLLKDMNVEFEDFGSYDSCAVDYPDYAFKVSESVAAGQFDRGILICGTGIGISIAANKVKGIRCALVHDLFSAKATREHNDSNVLAMGGRVIGPGLAREIVSVWLTTEFMGAHHTARIEKISKYENA, from the coding sequence ATGAAAGTAGCTATTGCATGTGACCATGGTGGATTTGAATTAAAACAAGAAATCTTAGGTTTACTCAAAGACATGAATGTTGAATTCGAAGATTTCGGAAGTTATGATAGTTGTGCAGTTGATTATCCAGATTATGCATTTAAAGTATCAGAGTCTGTAGCCGCGGGGCAATTTGATCGCGGTATTTTAATCTGTGGAACTGGAATTGGAATTAGTATTGCTGCCAACAAAGTAAAAGGGATTCGTTGTGCATTAGTTCATGACTTATTCTCTGCAAAAGCAACAAGAGAGCATAATGATTCAAATGTTTTAGCTATGGGTGGACGTGTCATTGGTCCAGGATTAGCACGTGAGATTGTATCAGTTTGGTTAACGACTGAGTTTATGGGGGCACACCACACTGCTCGTATCGAAAAAATCTCGAAGTATGAAAACGCTTAA